One Acidobacteriota bacterium genomic window, TCCAATGCCCGGGTCTCCCGCAATTTCATCGCCTCGAACATCGGTCTTGCCGCCAAGCTCGAGGAGAACGGCACGCTTCATGTCGTGACGACCGATATCCTTTCGGGGCGGCCTCTGACCGACGCCCGGGTTCGGGCCTACAACTTCCAGAACCAGCTCGTCGGCGAATCCGCGAGCGACGGCAACGGCTTCGCCGTTCTCAAGCTTGCCGACCGGGCTTTTTTCGTGTCCGCTCAATCGGGGAACGATACCGGCTACCTGAGGATTAACAACGACTCCGCCCTGCCCATGAGTCACTTCGATGTCGGCGGCGAGACCGTCGTGAAGGGCGTCAAGGGCGCGATTTATGGAGAACGGGGCGTCTGGCGGCCGGGCGATACCCTGTTTCTGACATTTGTGCTTTTCGACCGCGACCGCACGCTTCCGGCCGGCCATCCCGTGGTCATGGAGATCTATTCCCCGTTGGGACAACTTGTCCGGACCCTGAAACCGGCGAAATCGGTGGAACCGTTCCATGCCTTCCGTTTTGCCACGGATGAGGCCGTGCCCACAGGCAATTGGCGGGCCCGGGTTCTTGTCGGAGGATTGACCTTCAACAAAACCCTCAAAATCGAAACCGTCGTGCCCAATCGGCTCAAGGTCGATTTTCAGACAGGCCGGGACATCCTGACGCGCCGCCACATGCCGTTCACGGCAACGGTTATCGGCCAATGGCTTCACGGCGCTCCGGCCGCGAACCTGGCCTTCGACGTGACCGTCGGGCTGTCACCGCGTGCGACCCGTTTCGACAAGTTTGCCGACTACGCCTTCGACGACCCCGCGAGGGAATTCAGCGGGGGAGACGTAACGACGGGGAGGGGAAGTCTCGACGCCCAGGGCCAAGGGACGGTCAGCCTGGACTTCAGGCCGGAACAACCCAGCCCAGGCCTGCTCGAAGCCTCCTTCACAACGCGCATCTTTGAGGAAAGCGGCGACTTCAGCATCGATACGGTTTCGTATCCCTACTATCCCTATGATGTCTATGTCGGTCTCAAAACCCCCAAAGGCGACGAAGCCCGGGGCATGCTCCTGACCGATCAGGACCATGTCGTCGACATCGTGACGGTGGATCCCTCCGGCCGGCCCGTGTCCGGTCCGAAACTTCACGTTTCCCTCTACAAGATCGAATGGCGATGGTGGTGGGATAGAAGCGGTGAATCCCTGGCGCACTATGCTTCGAGCACCCGGGTTCAACCCCTGCTCAAAGGGGAGGTCACGACCCGCGACGGTGTGGGGCGGTGGACGTTCCAGATCAAATACCCCGAGTGGGGACGCTACCTCATCCGGGTCGAGGATCCCGAGGGCGGCCACGCCGCGGGAAAAATCGTCTATATCGACTGGCCGGGTTGGGCCGGCCGGGCCCGCGACGAATCCGACGCGGCCGCCGCGCGGCTCACCTTCACCGCCGACAAGGCCCGCTATCAGGTCGGCGAAAAAGCCGTCATCTTTCTGCCCGAGGCGGTCCAGGGGCGCGCCCTGGTGTCCATCGAGAACGGCTCCTCAGTTCTCCAGAAAATGTGGGTTTCGACCCGGAAAGGGGAAAACCGGTTCGAAATTTCTTTGACCCGGGACATGACGCCCAATGTTTATGTTCACGTCACACTCATCCAGCCGCACCGGGATCGGGTCTCGGATGCGCCCATCCGCCTTTACGGGGTCATTCCGATCATGGTCGACGACCCCGCAACACGTCTCGAACCCATCCTCCAGGCGGCCGATGAATTCCGCCCTCTGGAAAAAATCAAAATCCAGGTGCGGGAGAAAAACGCCCGTCCGGCCGTCTATACCCTGGCTGTTGTCGACGAAGGTCTCCTGGGCTTGACGCGTTTCCAGACTCCCGATCTCCGGAGCGAATTCTTCAGACGAGAAGCCTTGGGCGTCAAAACGTGGGATCTTTTTGACGAAGTCGTCGGTGCCTACGGCGCCGAGCTGGCCCGCATCCTGGCCCTGGGAGGCGATGAAAGCGGCGAGGAAGGGGAAGAGGCCCGCAAACCGAGGCGTTTTCCTCCGGTCGTCCTGTTCGAAGGTCCTTTTGAACTCAAGGCTCGAGAAACCGCGACCCACGAGCTCGAGATGCCGCAGTATTTCGGCGCCGTTCGGGTCATGGTCGTGGCCGGGCGTGACGGCGCTTTCGGGTCCGATTCGAAATCCGTGCCCGTCCGGCGTGATTTGATGGCCCTGCCCACGCTGCCCCGCGTTGTCCGGCCCGGCGAAAAAATCGAAATGCCCATTGCGGTTTTCGTGACCAATCCCTCCCTCAAGAATGTCACGGTCGGGCTGGAAACGAACGCCATGTTCCAAATCGAGGGCGAAAGCACCAAGAACGTGTTTTTCGCGGCTCCCGGCGATCAGATCGCCTCGTTCACCCTCCGGGCGGCGGATGCGGTCGGGTCGGGCGAAGTGCGGTTCCGTGTCCGCAGCGGTTCCGAAAGGATTGAAGACGTTGTCGCCATTCCCGTTTTGGGATCCAACCCGCTTGTCACACAGACGACGCCCCTTGAGGTCCGGCCCGGCGAAACGCTCAAACATGAGGTCGCGCCGTTCGGGCTGGCTAACACCAATACGGTGACCGTCGAGGCCTCCTCCGTTCCTCCGCTCAACCTGGAAAAGAGAATGGACGACCTCATTCAGTTTCCGCACGGCTGTCTCGAACAGACCCTGTCGACCGTTCTTCCGCAACTCTATCTCAAGGGACTCCTGAGGCTCGATCCGGAACGTCAAAAAGCCATCGAAGACAATGTCAAGGCGGCCATCGATAAAATGGGGCGTTTCCAGATGCCCAACGGAGCGTTTTCCTATTGGCCGGGCGACCGCGAAGGCCATGATTGGACGACGGCCTATGCCGGGTTCTTCCTGCTCGAAGCCGCCCGCCTCGGCTATCACGTTCCGACCGCCATGCTCGATAAGTGGAAGGCCAACCAGAGAATGCTCTCCAACGCCTGGACAGCCGGACCGGCCGCCCAACAGCTGATTCAGGCGTTTCGTTTGTACGGCCTGGCTTCGGCTCGCACCCCCGACCTGGGAGCCATGAACAGACTCAGGGAAACGGCCAATCTGGACGGGACGGCCGCGGTCACCCTGGCTGCGGCGTTTCACCTGACCGGACAGCCCGATGCCGCCGCCGATCTGGGCAAAAGGGCCGACCTGAAGGTTGCGCCGTACAGGGACGACTCCGTAACCTTCGGATCGGAGTTTCGGGATACCGCCCTCATGATCCGCGGACTGGTGCAGATCGGCCGTTCGGACAGGGCCAAATCCCTGCTCGATGACGTGTCCCGCGTTCTGGGTTCCGACCGTTGGCTGTCCACCCAGGAGGCCGCGTTCGGCCTCATGGCCGTTTCGTCCTATTACGGCAGCGCCGACATCAAGCCTTTCCGTTTCCGTCTCGGCTGGGACAAGGAAGCCCTCAGGGAAATCGACTCGGCCGTGCCGTTCTATCAGCAGGTGTTCGCCGATTTTCCGGCGGCGGGACGCAGTCTCGCGGTTGAAAATCCCGGAGATTCGCCGCTCTACGTGAACATCTATCGCCGGGGCATGCCTCCGGCCGGTCTCGAAAAGGAGTCTTCAAACGGGTTGGCGCTTACAGTCCGGTACCTTGACATGAGACGGACACCCATCCCGATCGACCGGCTGTCTCAGGGACTGGATCTTCTGGTCGATATCCGGGTGAAAAACCTGACCTCGCGGAAACTCAACAACCTTGTGCTTTCTCATCTTGTCGCCGCCGGCTGCCAGATCAAGAATCCGCGGTTCGCCCTGGATGACGAATCGGCCGCACCCGTCGATTACCAGGATTTCCGCGATGACCGCGTCTACACCTATTTCGACTTGGAGCCGGGAGCTGAGAAGACGTTCCGGGTGGTCCTCAACGCTTCGTACCGCGGCCGTTACTATCAGCCGGGCCTGGCCGTCGAGGCCATGTATGAAGCGGCCGTTCATGCCAACACCCGGGGGCAGTGGATCGAGATCGTGCGCTGAAAAAGCTTAGAACGCTCGTTTTCATGGGAAAAATAGCGTTTATTTTTACATATCAATAGGATGGCCAAGCCAAGCAAGAGAACCAAGAGAATGGGGTTGGCTGCGGCCGGGGGAGTCGCCGCTTTGATCGTCATTCTCAAACTGACCGCCCCGGGGGCGCTTTTCGACGATCCGCTTTCGCCGGTTCTATTCAGTCAGGAGGGCCGGCTCCTGGGGGCCCGCACAGCCGTTGACGGGCAATGGCGCTTTCCCCAGGGGGAAGATGTGCCCGCCCGCTTTTTCCGGGTTCTTCTTCAATATGAAGACCGGCGCTTTTTTTGGCATCCGGGCGTCGATCCCGCGGCCGTCGTCCGCTCCGCAGCGCTCAACCTTCGGGCCGGCCGGGTCCGGAGCGGAGCGAGCACGATCACCATGCAGGTGGTGAGGCTGTCGAGAAAAAACCCCAGGCGGACCTATTTCGAGAAAATGAAGGAGGCGGCTCTGGCCTTCAGGGTCGAGCTCTCGCGGTCGAAAAAAGAGATCCTGGCGCTTTTCACCGCCCATGCCCCGTTCGGCGGCAACGTCGTCGGCATCGACGCCGCATCCTGGATGTATTTCGGGCGAAGTCCGCGGGAATTGAGCTGGGCCGAAGCCGCCTATCTCGCCGTTCTTCCCAAGGATCCGGGATTGATCGCCTCGCCGGAAGGCCGGATGCGCATCCTTGAAAAGAGAAATGCGCTGCTCGATCGTCTGAAGCGCCGGAATATCATATCCGACCTGGAGTACCGTCTGGCCCTTACGGAATCCATACCCGAAGCTTTCCGCCCCGTGCCACGCGAAGCGCCCCACCTTCTTGACAGCCTGGCCGCCCGGAGAGATATCCGGACGCCCTACCATTCTTTGCTGAAGGCCGATCTTCAGAGAACTCTCGCCCGCATCACCCGGGAGCAGGGCGACCGGCTGTTCCACATCGGCATCCGGAATCTGGCCGCCGTTATCATCGACAATTCGACAGCCGACGTTGTCGCCTACATCGGCAACGTGGGCCTCGACCGGGAGGGGGATTGCGGTCAACATGTGGATATCCTTCTGAGTCCGCGGAGCACGGGGAGCATCCTCAAGCCTTTTCTCTATGCGGCCATGATTCAGGAGGGCGGCATCACGCCGTTGACGCTCGTCCCGGACACTCCGGTCCGCTTCGAAAATTTCCGCCCGGAAAACTTCGACCGCCGGTTCCGTGGAGCCGTCCCGGCCCGGGCCGCTCTGGCCTGGTCCTTGAATGTGCCCGCCGTGAGGATGTTGAGGGAGTTCGGGATTCCGCGGATGACCAACCGGTTGAGACAATGGGGCATGACGACCCTCACCCGTTCTCCCGAACATTACGGCTTGACCCTGGTTCTCGGCGGCGCCGAAGGCCGGTTACTGGAGATCGCCGCACTTTATG contains:
- a CDS encoding MG2 domain-containing protein; the protein is MRKNIIAGLLIIASVFAVEGCKPKEKREPDSRAQEWYRYISAYTSGTVSRKAEIRILFVSPAGETGPAAANLFEFKPSLKGTAEWRSPRELVFRPSEDLKPGTAYKAVLQTGRILDLPRSFARFEFGFDVIRPEMEIQIQGLFVEDPARPLVQVIRGRLNTSDAEDPALVQKVLEALQDGKLLNIEWSHTEDRRSHYFTIKDVERREQASAVLLAWNGAPLRIDERGSRTVDIPAQGMFEWVSVEPVLDEARHVLLRFSDVLARNQDLQGLIRIGDFPLTFEIDGNVIRVYSSREFMGGLTVEVSPGIRNYLNRRLPQGDSRPVVFESIHPQVRFVGKGAILPQKDRLTVPIEAVNLKSVQVAAFQIYVNNMAQFFQVNPLQGSEEMTRVGRYLWRKTIPLSDDPAVTGRWSRYDLDVTSLFKENPGSLFRIVLTFNRGNSTYPCPPSDKPVVAEPPLVNQDSPDYTGYSSWDYFEGAYGYGYDGWQNRNNPCEDAYYNPNFNSNARVSRNFIASNIGLAAKLEENGTLHVVTTDILSGRPLTDARVRAYNFQNQLVGESASDGNGFAVLKLADRAFFVSAQSGNDTGYLRINNDSALPMSHFDVGGETVVKGVKGAIYGERGVWRPGDTLFLTFVLFDRDRTLPAGHPVVMEIYSPLGQLVRTLKPAKSVEPFHAFRFATDEAVPTGNWRARVLVGGLTFNKTLKIETVVPNRLKVDFQTGRDILTRRHMPFTATVIGQWLHGAPAANLAFDVTVGLSPRATRFDKFADYAFDDPAREFSGGDVTTGRGSLDAQGQGTVSLDFRPEQPSPGLLEASFTTRIFEESGDFSIDTVSYPYYPYDVYVGLKTPKGDEARGMLLTDQDHVVDIVTVDPSGRPVSGPKLHVSLYKIEWRWWWDRSGESLAHYASSTRVQPLLKGEVTTRDGVGRWTFQIKYPEWGRYLIRVEDPEGGHAAGKIVYIDWPGWAGRARDESDAAAARLTFTADKARYQVGEKAVIFLPEAVQGRALVSIENGSSVLQKMWVSTRKGENRFEISLTRDMTPNVYVHVTLIQPHRDRVSDAPIRLYGVIPIMVDDPATRLEPILQAADEFRPLEKIKIQVREKNARPAVYTLAVVDEGLLGLTRFQTPDLRSEFFRREALGVKTWDLFDEVVGAYGAELARILALGGDESGEEGEEARKPRRFPPVVLFEGPFELKARETATHELEMPQYFGAVRVMVVAGRDGAFGSDSKSVPVRRDLMALPTLPRVVRPGEKIEMPIAVFVTNPSLKNVTVGLETNAMFQIEGESTKNVFFAAPGDQIASFTLRAADAVGSGEVRFRVRSGSERIEDVVAIPVLGSNPLVTQTTPLEVRPGETLKHEVAPFGLANTNTVTVEASSVPPLNLEKRMDDLIQFPHGCLEQTLSTVLPQLYLKGLLRLDPERQKAIEDNVKAAIDKMGRFQMPNGAFSYWPGDREGHDWTTAYAGFFLLEAARLGYHVPTAMLDKWKANQRMLSNAWTAGPAAQQLIQAFRLYGLASARTPDLGAMNRLRETANLDGTAAVTLAAAFHLTGQPDAAADLGKRADLKVAPYRDDSVTFGSEFRDTALMIRGLVQIGRSDRAKSLLDDVSRVLGSDRWLSTQEAAFGLMAVSSYYGSADIKPFRFRLGWDKEALREIDSAVPFYQQVFADFPAAGRSLAVENPGDSPLYVNIYRRGMPPAGLEKESSNGLALTVRYLDMRRTPIPIDRLSQGLDLLVDIRVKNLTSRKLNNLVLSHLVAAGCQIKNPRFALDDESAAPVDYQDFRDDRVYTYFDLEPGAEKTFRVVLNASYRGRYYQPGLAVEAMYEAAVHANTRGQWIEIVR
- the pbpC gene encoding penicillin-binding protein 1C; translated protein: MAKPSKRTKRMGLAAAGGVAALIVILKLTAPGALFDDPLSPVLFSQEGRLLGARTAVDGQWRFPQGEDVPARFFRVLLQYEDRRFFWHPGVDPAAVVRSAALNLRAGRVRSGASTITMQVVRLSRKNPRRTYFEKMKEAALAFRVELSRSKKEILALFTAHAPFGGNVVGIDAASWMYFGRSPRELSWAEAAYLAVLPKDPGLIASPEGRMRILEKRNALLDRLKRRNIISDLEYRLALTESIPEAFRPVPREAPHLLDSLAARRDIRTPYHSLLKADLQRTLARITREQGDRLFHIGIRNLAAVIIDNSTADVVAYIGNVGLDREGDCGQHVDILLSPRSTGSILKPFLYAAMIQEGGITPLTLVPDTPVRFENFRPENFDRRFRGAVPARAALAWSLNVPAVRMLREFGIPRMTNRLRQWGMTTLTRSPEHYGLTLVLGGAEGRLLEIAALYAGLARTAMEFEDGSLELRLLRDDTPVPSRLSELGPGAAYLTLEALTAVNRPDEEGFWRNFSSAKWAAWKTGTSFGLRDAWAVGVTPRYTVGIWAGNADGEGKPGLTGLSAAAPVLFDVLHALDTGGRINRPRRGLKPIQVCRDSGFLASPLCPSETVWVPEESRFNRVCVYHQRIHLDASGRFRVDSRCESVDRMRPESWFILPPVQEFYYRKDHPEYRLLPPFRADCGSPLDAGRQVMNLVYPDPDTSVYIPVDIDGRRGEVVFEAVHSEVDAVIHWHIDDMYVTSTQRFHQIAVDPDPGDRVLILVDGQGRRLVRPFKVISPARKELRP